In Amblyraja radiata isolate CabotCenter1 chromosome 10, sAmbRad1.1.pri, whole genome shotgun sequence, one DNA window encodes the following:
- the aknad1 gene encoding protein AKNAD1, which translates to MAYISVDREMECFKEGMNLDSTDESDTKASEDILEKMDDYQFVRYVENHCINLQNSLGIREDELNEQGTKNPLLREKSFEHEILLDVDDDFNLNFNDVCDSYIICLSQSSAEDVGFNITADAVYKIENEHVESDEDERIKTENINYEHEEIHCSIYSDILDETKSNLEGNNCQDTAASISDEEQEELPYDGNLKNVSGHNTGTRIDSAGHLPPLSTLVGNLSGHGSTGEISQNIPLGDQRSIVKNMFSIELNAKVDTSSHENKREFGAITSEQPVDMSISGHGTKVENSFGLGGGRSNIAESVLHYFFEDDQALSSSKYIDSETLPEISFTESIEETVMIHHFSPNSNANSRNDLFTKNNTFSKSESDISKMDGKLGMKQQLVEVKDDCHYYKSAEVNGGKSSTCKTKTSCPETPPKIIEEKNVQALLGSKTVSEIAQNPMLKMGRTISGNEIKYGKGKQHYPKLDFSKIGPKVKIPKMNAYTNYNCPRLRLNKVKPSSSSSKKNHAIHNSAVDGMQNKLDNAQFSVIATTEVNSKKHHVEVNQIPEHFQQLQVI; encoded by the exons ATGGCATACATTTCTGTTGACAGAGAAATGGAATGTTTTAAAGAAGGCATGAACCTTGATAGCACAGATGAATCAGATACAAAAGCCAGTGAAGACATTTTAGAGAAAATGGACGATTATCAGTTTGTAAGATATGTGGAGAACCATTGCATTAATTTGCAAAATTCACTTGGTATCAGAGAAGATGAATTGAACGAACAAGGCACAAAGAATCCTTTATTACGGGAGAAATCGTTTGAACATGAAATACTCCTCGATGTGGATGATGATTTCAACTTAAATTTTAATGATGTATGTGATTCCTATATCATCTGCCTTTCTCAGTCATCAGCAGAAGATGTTGGTTTCAACATTACAgcag aCGCTGTTTACAAGATTGAAAATGAGCACGTTGAAAGTGATGAAGATGAaagaataaaaactgaaaatattaACTATGAACATGAAGAAATTCACTGTTCTATTTATTCTGACATACTCGATGAAACAAAAAGCAATTTAGAAGGCAACAACTGTCAGGACACAGCTGCCAGTATCAGTGatgaggaacaggaagagctgccttATGATGGTAACTTAAAGAACGTTAGTGGACATAATACAGGCACGAGGATTGATTCAGCTGGCCATCTGCCACCATTATCCACTCTTGTTGGGAACCTATCGGGTCATGGATCTACTGGTGAAATAAGTCAAAATATTCCACTTGGAGACCAAAGGTCAATTGTGAAAAATATGTTCTCCATTGAATTGAATGCAAAAGTGGATACTTCTAGTCATGAAAATAAAAGGGAATTTGGTGCTATTACATCAGAGCAGCCAGTTGATATGTCGATATCTGGACATGGAACTAAAGTAGAAAATAGCTTTGGGCTTGGTGGTGGAAGATCGAATATTGCCGAATCAGTTCTACATTACTTCTTTGAAGACGACCAAGCACTTAGTTCATCTAAGTACATTGATTCTGAGACTCTACCAGAAATCTCTTTTACAGAAAGTATTGAAGAGACTGTAATGATCCACCACTTTTCACCAAATTCCAATGCAAATTCCAGGAATGATTTATTCACAAAGAATAACACATTTTCTAAATCCGAAAGTGATATCTCAAAGATGGATGGAAAGCTTGGAATGAAACAACAATTAGTGGAGGTCAAAGATGATTGTCACTACTACAAATCTGCTGAGGTGAATGGGGGAAAAAGTAGCACCTGCAAAACAAAGACAAGTTGTCCAGAGACTCCACCAAAAATAATAGAAGAAAAGAATGTACAAGCACTGCTTGGTAGTAAAACAGTATCAGAAATTGCTCAAAATCCTATGTTAAAAATGGGCAGAACAATTTCTGGCAATGAAATCAAGTATGGCAAAGGAAAACAACATTATCCGAAACTTGACTTTTCCAAAATTGGCCCCAAGGTCAAAATTCCTAAAATGAATGCTTACACTAATTATAACTGTCCAAGATTAAGATTAAATAAAGTAAAACCTTCATCCAGCTCATCAAAAAAAAACCATGCCATTCATAATTCAGCAGTAGATGGAATGCAAAACAAATTAGATAATGCACAATTTTCAGTCATTGCTACCACAGAAGTTAATAGCAAAAAACACCACGTAGAAGTGAATCAGATCCCTGAACATTTCCAACAATTGCAGGTAATATAA